CCAGCTTATAAAATGCCTCAAATAGGTCAGGCGGCTTTCTGGTTTGGATTTGTAACTTATATAATTTTACTGCCATTTGTTTTTTACAGAGTGGTAAAGGTTAAAAATATTCCAGAGCCTGCACAACCTACATTTGCAGTATTTGCTGCACCTGCGGCACTGTTACTTGCAGGATATATGGCTAAAACTTTCCCTGAAAAAAATCTTGCGATAGTTTATTTCTTATTATTTTTAACAATCTTATTATATGTAATGGTTTTAGTTTCATTACCTAAATTATTAAAATTACCATTTTATCCAAGTTATTCAGCATTTACATTCCCTACTGCAATAAGTGCTCTGGGATTAAAGCTTACAACAAAATTCCTTAAGGAATCAGGAGCAAATGTGGCAATGCTTGCTAAATTAGTAAGTGTAGCAGAAATAGTTGCAACTGTAATAATAATATATGTTATGATAAGACATATTATGTTTATGCTTTCAGAAAAAAAATAGAAAAATGAAATAAAAAGAGAGCTGCATCAGGTGGAAATACAAGAGTATTTTATTATAGAAGTTTCTTTTTATTGAAAAAAGTGCTTGATGTGGCTCAGACTTCTACACTGGAGTAATATAAAAATTAGAGATTTTAGTATTAAATCCAGAAAAGAAGAATATCGAATATGAAAAAATATAACACGCTAAATTATTGCATCATAACTTGTATGTACAATAATGAAGAAGGATAAACGAAGAGATTAGGGGCTTATATAAATGTGCTAAATAATAATGTTATACATATTATTTAAGAAAAAATATACAGGAGGAAAAAATGAAAGATTATTACAGATGGGCGAAGGAATTTTCAGATAAGCATATAGCGCCTTATGCTGATGAAATAGACAGGGAAGGAAAATTCCCAAAAGAAATTTTCAACAAAATTGCAGAGGAAGGATTCTTTAAAATTCTTGTTCCAAAAGAATTTGGTGGAGAAGGGGCAGGAATAAAAGAACATGCTCAAGTGACACAGGCATTTGCAGAAGGAACTGCAACAGCAGGACTTTGTTATACAATGAGTAATGTTGCATTGAAATTTACGTTAACTTTTGGACGTGATGAAATAAAACAGCAAGTTGTAAAGGACATAATGGAAAATAACAAATTTATGTCGCTTGCAAGAAGTGAATTTGGTACAGGAGTACATGTTTTCAACTCTCAAATGCAAGTTGAAAATCACGAAGATTACAGCATTATGAATGGATCGAAAAGTATGATTACTTCTGCTAACCATGCTTCATATTACTTGATTTCAGTTCCGGCTGATGAAAAAAGAGGACCTGTAAACTGGCTTGTACCTTATGGAACTGAAGGGCTTGAATTTAGCGAAAGTGACTGGAAAGGACTGGGAATGAGAGGAAACAACTCAT
This Leptotrichia sp. oral taxon 215 str. W9775 DNA region includes the following protein-coding sequences:
- a CDS encoding acyl-CoA dehydrogenase family protein, which codes for MKDYYRWAKEFSDKHIAPYADEIDREGKFPKEIFNKIAEEGFFKILVPKEFGGEGAGIKEHAQVTQAFAEGTATAGLCYTMSNVALKFTLTFGRDEIKQQVVKDIMENNKFMSLARSEFGTGVHVFNSQMQVENHEDYSIMNGSKSMITSANHASYYLISVPADEKRGPVNWLVPYGTEGLEFSESDWKGLGMRGNNSCPMHMKDMKLDNKYAIYIDRQKANQKYPVNIDVIYFMAGLTAVYTGLGKTIYEAAKAHALNRKYPGDKTLANIETVLLHISHLFNNAFVAESALNAATEAMANEEPDAFEKIMTARVTASLNCVDSANLGMRIGGGAAYNSKGPLSRLMRDALAAPVMFPSVDVLRNWVGKIITGQNLM
- a CDS encoding TDT family transporter → MKKFLEKYPLPISGLALGIATLGNLLNNYGAGYKVVSGWIALIMMVILTIKILSNIEGFKKAMENPVISGSFATYSMAIIVLSAYITPKSPFKPVANIAWYVGIAIHVLLIIWFTLKFAVKKNIATVFTTWFIVYVGIVTATVTAPAYKMPQIGQAAFWFGFVTYIILLPFVFYRVVKVKNIPEPAQPTFAVFAAPAALLLAGYMAKTFPEKNLAIVYFLLFLTILLYVMVLVSLPKLLKLPFYPSYSAFTFPTAISALGLKLTTKFLKESGANVAMLAKLVSVAEIVATVIIIYVMIRHIMFMLSEKK